The following nucleotide sequence is from Mangifera indica cultivar Alphonso chromosome 1, CATAS_Mindica_2.1, whole genome shotgun sequence.
ACGACTCTCAATCGTGCCTCCACAGGTGTGAATGAATTTAAATAGCaacttatcaaaataaataaataaataaatagtgaaaTTATGCGTgtgaaagaaaaatgttgagtGGAGCTGggtatataatttgataggGTTATGGGAAGTGatacttattaattaatatgtgTAATTGTGGAACGCATGCGAAAGTTAATAAAAGAGGGAGAAACAAGGGGACACGTGTCAAGAGACAGAACACgtgtcaaaaacaaaaacacgtGTCAAAAATAAGAACGCACTGCTTACAGAAAGAGAATGGTGGTGGTGACGATGACGACTTAAATTGACAAAGACGCAAGTGATGACGTTAGCTCTTCTCTCCACTACAAGTCTCTTGTTTACTACGCTATATTTTGGTCAAATCTGtctcttttctctttcattcTGCTTGTTTGTTGCTTGCTTGAATGTTGcagtaataaaattatcagCAGAAGAACAAAAATGGATCCCGAAACCATGGCCCAAGGCGAGGCTGAATCGTCTTTACAGTTAGACCAACAACATAAAAACCATCCATTTTCTTCGCTGGGAAGACAGTCGTCTATTTACTCACTAACGCTGGATGAGTTTCAGCATACACTTTGTGAGAGCGGCAAGAACTTCGGCTCCATGAATATGGACGAATTTCTCACCAGCTTCTGGAACGCCGAAGAAAACCAAGCCATCAACTCCACCATTAATACTATAAACGACAATGTCATCAACAACCAGATCCAGCTATCTTTAATTGAAGCGTCGAGCCATAAAGATTTAGCCAGGCAGCCGAGCTTGACCAGACAAGGATCCCTCACTCTTCCGGCTCCCTTGTGCCGAAAAACTGTGGAGGAAGTTTGGTCGGAGATACACAGAGACCAGCACGGGCAGCAGCGTGATAACACTAATAGTAGTAATGTACATAATCCTGAGGTTGCTCCTCGGCAACCAACTTTTGGGGGGATGACATTGGAGGATTTCTTGGTTAAAGCAGGGGTAGTGAGGGAAACGACGTCACATCATGATCTTCATCACCAGCGGCAACATTTTGGGTCATATCAAACGAATAACAACCCAGTGATGAGTCCTGCAAGTTTTGGCGCAGTGGCACTAGTGGGAATGAATGCTATCAGTGGAGAAGGAGCCAACACTGGAAGCGTTGGTACTTCTTATCAGCCGATGAGTACAGGTCGAGGATTGATAGCGGAGGCAGCAATGCATActgaaaatgaaaagagaaatagtGGGTACCCAGCAGTGGCTCAGTAGCAGCAGCGGCGGCGGCAGCCACCGCCGCCGCCTCCACAACAACGGGTTTGCTATGTAGGAAGAGAAGGTGGGTTTGCCTCGGGGCAGACGGTTGGGGCAGTGAGTCCAGTGTCATCGGAAGCGTGTGGGAATCAAATGGATAGTTCAGGGAGTCAATTTGGAATGGAAATGGGTGGTGGGTTAAGAGGAAAAAAGAGAATTATAGACGGACCAGCGGAGAAAGTGATTGAGAGAAGGCAACGGAGGATGATAAAGAATAGAGAGTCAGCCGCACGGTCGAGAGCTAGAAAGCAGGTACTTCTATTTTTCACTAATTTCTCTTTGACACAAGGgacaagtttttatttttattttgagctAAGTTTACATATTGCCATATAAGATTGCATGCACCCTTTCTTCTTTCTAGTTGGAgtaaaaattaagcaaaaagtGATCAACTTTTCTTccattatataatattatatatacaaataaattttgattaagagATTTTAAAGTAAAGAAACTGGTAAACAATTACATCATACAATTACAAACTATTACttcaatttatacatataattttatacaatttatttgtatatactCATAGATTTACTCACTTCGTAGTTGCATCTTGTAAATAAGTTCGTTTGGTATATAACGGCTATCACGCAAAATTGGAATTGTGGAAGTTGGCGACTGGTTGAATTAAAAGGGCATGATGTAGAATGGTTGGGCAATGGCCCAGGATTAAGCGGTGTTAGGATGGCAGGGGCAAAAAGCCAACTAAACTATTTCCGacccaaactttgaaaaactttgatgaaacaaaatttctcatttcaaagtttgaaaaatatttttcacgCATCCGTTGAAGTTAGGCATTAGTTTGAACATTCAAGAGATATTTTTGCGCTTTCTACAAAAATCAACaatctaaaaataatttctcaTACATCAACCAATGAATTGTAGACACGTGATTTtatattctcttatttttttcatttctccccttttcatcttcatttttctcttcactCTTTGAATTTTGATATGCAATCCTTTTGGTACAAATGTCTATGCTTCCActtttatacaattataaaggaTGATGCCAAAAATAAGACACTCTCTTATTAATATCCTGATTTTTTCATTATACCGAGCTTGTTGCattctaatttaataaatatgaattcgCTTGTTTGCACATTATAGGTTGTTTTCGTTCCACTTCTCCCAAGGATAAGGACTACCTTCATGGAAGAACTCCATGGGAACCCTCATTCTAgctattttttctcatttttctagTTCTACCATTTTTTAGCCAAATCACACCCAAGATGGTGCAACTTGATTGGAATCTCACATCACTGCTTTGGTAAATCACACAAAAATCATGACATTTCATCTCATCGTTTAATCTAAGTGTCATCTCAATTGTTTCACACCATCGACCTTACTTGCTTATCATGgtgtattcaattatattgCTCACATTGCTACTCACATTTGTCTCATCACGAACAACAATCATCACTTTCCTCTCCAACATCTTCACTCAAGACATAGGAACTTTGGGTTTGTTTGTCGGAGTGAAGATTGGGTTTTGATTGTAtagtattttgttttgattgaattgcACAATTTGTTAATTGAAACCAACAAAACCATTTCTAAATCGATCTCAATATGATTCTAACCATCACATGGACATGGGTGGTGTTGTTGGTAGTGCTATAATGTGGATATGAATCCACACTTTGTTTGGTGTCATCACCCCCGAAACAATGTGAATCTGTTTTTTTGTtgatgaagaataaaaaaagttgGTGGTGTTGGTGATGTGACTTTGTTTTTTTGGTTGGAGCATGTAGGAAAGGTTAGCGATGAAAATGATGAGAGTAAAAGTTGAAAGAAGAGATAAGTGAGTCCAACGTAGAGGAAgcataaaagtaaaattttcgTTGAAGAGAGGTCGTTGATGGATGGTGGTgtaagtgaaga
It contains:
- the LOC123192754 gene encoding LOW QUALITY PROTEIN: protein ABSCISIC ACID-INSENSITIVE 5 (The sequence of the model RefSeq protein was modified relative to this genomic sequence to represent the inferred CDS: substituted 2 bases at 2 genomic stop codons) → MDPETMAQGEAESSLQLDQQHKNHPFSSLGRQSSIYSLTLDEFQHTLCESGKNFGSMNMDEFLTSFWNAEENQAINSTINTINDNVINNQIQLSLIEASSHKDLARQPSLTRQGSLTLPAPLCRKTVEEVWSEIHRDQHGQQRDNTNSSNVHNPEVAPRQPTFGGMTLEDFLVKAGVVRETTSHHDLHHQRQHFGSYQTNNNPVMSPASFGAVALVGMNAISGEGANTGSVGTSYQPMSTGRGLIAEAAMHTENEKRNSGYPAVAQXQQRRRQPPPPPPQQRVCYVGREGGFASGQTVGAVSPVSSEACGNQMDSSGSQFGMEMGGGLRGKKRIIDGPAEKVIERRQRRMIKNRESAARSRARKQAYTVELEAELNQLKEENAHLKRALVIFHVQXSHLFEELKLKTYTKGQNTKEKLRTMRRNMSCPF